One segment of Mycolicibacterium baixiangningiae DNA contains the following:
- the chvE gene encoding multiple monosaccharide ABC transporter substrate-binding protein yields the protein MATLASAGCGRSTTPEAADSGSEHTGTVGIAMPTKSSERWVADGDNMAEQFQSLGYDTDLQYGDDVVQNQVSQIENMITKGVKVLVIAPIDGSSLTDILQRAADADIPVVSYDRLIRGSENVDYYATFDNFKVGVLQATYIVDKLGVEQGPGPYNIELFAGSPDDNNATYFFDGAMSILKPYIDSGKLVVKSGQTSFDQVATLRWDGGLAQSRMDNLLSRAYTSGRVDAVLSPYDGMSLGIISALKSAGYGTPANPLPIVTGQDAELASVKSIIAGEQTQTVFKDTRELAKAAVQMADSLLAGGAPEVNDTTTYDNGVKVVPAHLLEPVSVDKTNYQKVLVDSGYYTSAQIA from the coding sequence GTGGCCACGCTCGCGAGCGCCGGCTGCGGCCGTTCGACGACCCCAGAAGCCGCCGACAGCGGCAGCGAACACACCGGCACGGTGGGCATCGCGATGCCCACGAAGTCGTCCGAACGCTGGGTCGCCGACGGCGACAACATGGCCGAGCAGTTTCAGTCACTCGGCTATGACACCGATCTGCAGTACGGCGACGACGTGGTGCAGAACCAGGTGTCACAGATCGAGAACATGATCACCAAGGGCGTCAAGGTGCTCGTCATCGCACCGATCGACGGCTCGTCGCTGACCGACATCCTGCAACGGGCCGCCGACGCGGACATCCCCGTCGTCAGCTACGACCGGCTGATCCGCGGTTCCGAAAACGTCGACTACTACGCGACATTCGACAACTTCAAGGTCGGCGTCCTGCAGGCCACGTACATAGTCGACAAGCTCGGTGTCGAGCAGGGCCCGGGGCCGTACAACATCGAGCTCTTCGCCGGGTCACCCGACGACAACAACGCGACGTACTTCTTCGACGGCGCCATGAGCATTCTGAAGCCCTACATCGACAGCGGCAAGCTGGTGGTCAAGAGCGGCCAGACGTCGTTCGACCAGGTGGCGACCCTGCGCTGGGACGGCGGGCTTGCTCAGTCGCGTATGGACAATCTGCTGAGCCGGGCCTACACCAGCGGACGGGTGGATGCGGTGTTGTCCCCCTACGACGGAATGTCGCTGGGAATCATCTCCGCGCTCAAGAGCGCAGGCTACGGCACCCCGGCCAATCCGCTACCCATCGTCACCGGCCAGGACGCCGAATTGGCGTCGGTGAAGTCGATCATCGCGGGCGAGCAGACCCAGACGGTGTTCAAGGACACCCGGGAGTTGGCAAAAGCTGCTGTGCAGATGGCAGATTCACTGCTGGCCGGCGGGGCTCCCGAGGTCAATGACACCACCACCTACGACAACGGCGTCAAGGTCGTCCCGGCGCACCTGCTCGAACCGGTCAGTGTCGACAAGACCAACTACCAGAAGGTTCTCGTCGACTCCGGTTACTACACGTCCGCGCAGATCGCCTGA
- the mmsB gene encoding multiple monosaccharide ABC transporter permease — translation MTSTPTVTTTPSAPTTPPPDSPVNRLKTALRGNFRQYGMVVALILIVVLFQAWTDGILLKPLNVTNIVQQNGYILILGIGMVIVIISGHIDLSVGSIAGFIGAMSAVLMIRHDMPWPVAVVVCLLLGAVIGAWQGFWIAYVGIPSFIVTLAGMLVFRGATQYLLEGQSIAPFPRGFGQVSSGFLPEIGGSSLYHWPTMILGGLVMVAAVWQQVRQRRTQAHYGFDVLPSAWFIAKCAAIVAALAAFTLLLASYRGVPVVGIILAIAFVVYAFVMRSTVFGRQVYAVGGNVAAARLSGVKTKRVTFLVFVNMGLLSALAGLLFAARLNSATPQAGIGMELEAIAAAFIGGASANGGVGTVFGAIIGGFVLGVLNNGMSLIGIGSDVQQLIKGLVLLAAVGFDVYNKKKGGS, via the coding sequence ATGACCAGCACTCCGACGGTGACCACGACGCCGAGTGCGCCGACCACACCGCCACCGGATTCGCCCGTCAACCGGCTGAAAACCGCTCTCCGGGGCAACTTCCGGCAGTACGGCATGGTCGTCGCCCTGATTCTGATCGTGGTGTTGTTCCAGGCCTGGACCGACGGCATCCTGCTCAAGCCGCTCAATGTCACCAACATCGTGCAGCAGAACGGCTACATCCTCATCTTGGGGATCGGGATGGTGATCGTCATCATCTCAGGACACATCGACCTGTCGGTCGGATCGATCGCCGGCTTCATCGGGGCCATGTCGGCCGTTCTGATGATCCGCCATGACATGCCGTGGCCGGTCGCAGTGGTGGTCTGCCTGTTGCTGGGCGCGGTGATCGGTGCGTGGCAGGGGTTCTGGATCGCCTACGTCGGCATCCCTTCTTTCATCGTCACCTTGGCGGGCATGCTGGTGTTCCGCGGCGCGACCCAGTATCTGCTGGAGGGTCAGTCGATCGCACCGTTCCCCCGAGGCTTCGGACAGGTCAGCAGCGGGTTCCTGCCGGAGATCGGCGGTAGCAGCCTCTACCACTGGCCCACCATGATTCTCGGTGGACTCGTCATGGTCGCCGCCGTCTGGCAGCAGGTGCGGCAGCGAAGGACGCAGGCCCACTATGGATTCGACGTTCTACCTTCCGCATGGTTCATCGCCAAGTGCGCCGCGATCGTCGCTGCGCTCGCCGCCTTCACGCTCCTGTTGGCCAGCTATCGTGGCGTACCCGTCGTCGGCATCATTCTCGCGATCGCCTTCGTCGTCTACGCCTTCGTCATGCGCTCCACGGTGTTCGGCAGACAGGTCTACGCCGTCGGGGGCAACGTCGCCGCCGCCCGACTCTCCGGGGTGAAGACCAAACGGGTCACCTTCCTGGTCTTCGTCAACATGGGCCTGCTGTCGGCACTGGCCGGCCTGCTGTTCGCCGCCCGCCTCAACTCCGCCACCCCGCAGGCGGGTATCGGAATGGAGCTGGAGGCCATCGCAGCGGCGTTCATCGGCGGCGCGTCGGCCAACGGCGGTGTCGGCACCGTGTTCGGCGCCATCATCGGCGGCTTCGTCCTCGGCGTCCTGAACAACGGCATGTCGCTGATCGGCATCGGCAGCGACGTCCAACAGCTCATCAAGGGGCTGGTACTGCTCGCCGCAGTCGGCTTCGACGTCTACAACAAGAAGAAGGGCGGGTCCTGA
- a CDS encoding L-ribulose-5-phosphate 4-epimerase yields the protein MTITTEVNRVIAELRRQVCDLHAQLTHYELVIWTAGNVSARVPGRDLMVIKPSGADYDSLTADDMVVCDLDGNLVDGALNPSSDTAAHAYVYRHMPEVGGVVHTHSTYATAWAARGEPIPCVLTMIADEFGGDIPVGPFALIGDDSIGRGIVEVLRDSKSPAVLMRSHGPFTIGRTARDAVKAAVMVEDVARTVHISRQLGAAPPIDAADVAALFERYQNVYGQSGHHAEGFEESQR from the coding sequence ATGACCATCACGACTGAGGTCAACCGCGTGATCGCCGAGTTGCGCCGGCAGGTGTGCGATCTCCATGCCCAGCTGACCCACTACGAGCTGGTCATCTGGACGGCGGGCAACGTATCGGCACGAGTGCCCGGGCGCGACCTCATGGTCATCAAACCGTCTGGTGCCGACTACGATTCGCTCACCGCCGACGACATGGTGGTGTGCGACCTCGATGGGAATCTCGTCGACGGTGCGCTGAACCCGTCGTCGGACACCGCCGCCCATGCCTACGTCTACCGGCACATGCCCGAAGTGGGAGGGGTGGTGCATACGCACTCGACCTACGCGACCGCGTGGGCCGCCCGAGGCGAACCCATACCGTGCGTGCTCACCATGATCGCCGACGAGTTCGGCGGCGACATCCCGGTAGGCCCGTTCGCTCTCATCGGCGACGATTCGATCGGCCGGGGCATCGTAGAGGTATTGCGCGACAGCAAGTCTCCCGCAGTGTTGATGCGTAGCCACGGGCCGTTCACCATCGGCCGCACCGCCCGCGACGCCGTCAAGGCCGCGGTGATGGTGGAGGACGTGGCTCGCACCGTCCACATCAGCCGTCAGCTCGGTGCGGCGCCGCCGATCGATGCGGCTGACGTGGCTGCACTGTTCGAGCGCTACCAGAACGTCTACGGCCAGAGCGGCCATCACGCCGAGGGTTTCGAGGAGAGTCAGCGATGA
- a CDS encoding galactokinase — MTTSLGRPVRYSAPGRINLIGEHTDYNFGFALPIALPERTVVTYLPTADDSLVVRSDREAHPVRFPLNTIPGAVTGWAAYVAGIVWALRSAGHHSPGGTMSISGGVETGSGLASSAALECAALGALLTAAGHSVDPVEQAQIARRAENEYVGAPTGLLDQLAILLAEPRHAQLIDFHRLTARSVTFDPDAHGVALLLINSHATHRHAGGDYAARRASCERTAAALGVSSLREVQDRGVGVLAALPDDEDRRRARHIITENQRVLDAARALHDSDFAEAGRLMTASHVSMRDDFEITTGHIDLIARTAVQAGALGARMTGGGFGGCVIALVDAAAEETVADAVRQSVRHAGYREPTVVRTHPGRGAGGQPT; from the coding sequence ATGACGACGAGTCTCGGACGCCCGGTCCGGTACTCGGCTCCGGGCCGAATCAACCTCATTGGCGAGCACACCGACTACAACTTCGGGTTTGCCTTACCCATTGCGCTACCCGAACGCACCGTCGTCACATACCTGCCGACCGCCGACGACTCACTCGTGGTGCGCAGCGACCGCGAAGCACACCCGGTCCGGTTCCCGCTCAACACGATTCCGGGTGCGGTCACCGGCTGGGCAGCGTATGTGGCAGGGATCGTCTGGGCGCTGCGGTCCGCGGGACACCACTCACCCGGGGGAACGATGTCGATCTCCGGTGGTGTCGAAACAGGATCGGGGCTGGCTTCGTCGGCTGCCCTGGAATGTGCGGCACTCGGCGCGTTACTAACCGCTGCGGGCCACTCCGTGGACCCGGTCGAGCAAGCACAGATCGCGCGGCGGGCGGAGAACGAATATGTCGGTGCCCCAACGGGTCTGTTGGACCAGTTGGCGATTCTTCTCGCTGAACCCCGGCACGCGCAGCTGATCGATTTCCACCGCCTGACCGCCCGCTCGGTGACCTTCGATCCCGATGCCCACGGGGTCGCGCTGCTCCTCATCAACTCCCACGCCACGCACCGGCACGCGGGTGGCGACTACGCCGCTCGACGTGCGTCATGTGAGCGGACCGCCGCCGCATTGGGGGTCTCATCGCTGCGGGAGGTGCAGGATCGGGGCGTCGGCGTCCTTGCAGCTCTGCCGGACGATGAGGACCGCCGCCGAGCCCGCCACATCATCACCGAGAACCAACGCGTCTTGGATGCCGCCCGGGCACTTCATGATTCCGACTTCGCCGAGGCGGGCCGCCTGATGACCGCCTCACATGTGTCAATGCGCGACGACTTCGAGATCACCACGGGGCACATCGATCTGATCGCCCGGACCGCGGTGCAGGCGGGTGCGTTGGGAGCCCGGATGACGGGTGGCGGTTTCGGCGGCTGCGTCATCGCACTCGTCGACGCCGCCGCGGAGGAAACGGTCGCGGACGCGGTGCGCCAGTCGGTGCGACACGCCGGTTACCGTGAGCCGACCGTCGTCCGCACCCACCCCGGCCGCGGAGCCGGCGGTCAGCCGACGTGA
- the mmsA gene encoding multiple monosaccharide ABC transporter ATP-binding protein yields the protein MGESGAPLLEMCRITKRFGNVAALSDVDLVVRHGEIHAICGENGAGKSTLMKVLSGIYPHGSYDGEIVFDGAPGQFKDIRSSERRGIGIIHQELALVPVLSIAENIFLGNEHSSAGVISWHQTMTHAQELLDRVGLRESPRTRISDIGVGKQQLVEIAKALSKKVKLLILDEPTAALNDEDSRHLLDLIVELRDQGLTCIIISHKLNEVTRVADTITILRDGRTIETLPVEQHLTEEHIIRGMVGRDMVNRFPERTAHPIGDVTFAIEDWTVYHPLDQQRKVVDGVSLNVRRGEVVGLAGLMGAGRTELAMSVFGRSYGKKAGGKVFKDGREIRTRTVSEAINHRIAYATEDRKHYGLNLMDDIARSVTLASLPKVSRLSIINEHEETVIAERFRKEMQIKAPSVKATTGNLSGGNQQKVVLSKWIFVDPDVLILDEPTRGIDVGAKYEIYMIINSLAAQGKAVIVISSELPELIGLCDRIYTLNEGRLTGEVARADATQETLMRYMMKGRTA from the coding sequence ATGGGCGAAAGCGGGGCACCACTGCTCGAGATGTGCAGGATCACCAAGCGATTCGGCAATGTCGCCGCCCTGAGCGACGTCGATCTCGTAGTGCGTCATGGCGAGATCCACGCCATCTGCGGTGAGAACGGCGCCGGTAAGTCGACGCTGATGAAGGTGCTCAGCGGAATCTATCCACACGGCAGTTATGACGGCGAGATCGTCTTCGACGGAGCCCCGGGTCAGTTCAAGGACATCCGGTCCAGCGAGCGCCGCGGCATCGGGATCATTCACCAGGAGCTCGCACTGGTACCGGTGTTGTCGATTGCCGAGAACATCTTCCTCGGCAACGAGCATTCCTCCGCCGGAGTGATCAGCTGGCATCAGACCATGACGCATGCGCAGGAGCTTCTGGACCGGGTAGGTCTACGCGAGAGTCCCCGAACCCGGATCTCCGACATCGGAGTGGGCAAGCAGCAGCTCGTCGAGATCGCCAAGGCGTTGTCGAAGAAGGTGAAGTTGCTCATCCTCGACGAGCCCACAGCGGCGTTGAACGACGAGGACAGCAGGCACCTCCTCGACCTCATCGTCGAACTCAGAGACCAGGGTCTGACGTGCATCATCATCTCGCACAAGCTCAACGAGGTGACACGGGTGGCGGACACCATCACGATCCTGCGTGATGGCCGGACCATCGAGACACTGCCGGTGGAACAACACCTCACCGAAGAACACATCATCCGCGGGATGGTGGGCCGCGACATGGTCAACCGCTTCCCCGAAAGGACCGCACACCCGATCGGCGACGTCACATTCGCCATCGAAGACTGGACCGTTTACCACCCGCTGGACCAACAACGCAAGGTCGTCGACGGCGTCTCCCTCAACGTTCGCCGCGGCGAGGTCGTCGGCCTGGCCGGGCTGATGGGCGCCGGCCGCACCGAGCTCGCGATGAGCGTGTTCGGCCGCAGTTACGGCAAGAAGGCCGGCGGAAAGGTCTTCAAGGACGGCAGGGAGATCCGGACACGGACTGTCTCGGAAGCCATCAATCACCGGATCGCCTACGCCACCGAAGACCGTAAGCACTACGGCCTCAACCTGATGGACGACATCGCCCGCAGCGTCACCCTCGCGTCCCTGCCGAAGGTGAGCAGGTTGTCGATCATCAACGAACACGAAGAGACGGTGATCGCCGAGCGCTTCCGCAAGGAGATGCAGATCAAGGCACCTTCGGTGAAGGCCACCACCGGGAACCTGTCTGGCGGCAACCAGCAGAAGGTGGTCCTGAGCAAGTGGATCTTCGTCGACCCGGACGTGTTGATCCTCGACGAGCCGACCCGCGGGATCGACGTCGGCGCCAAGTACGAGATCTACATGATCATCAATTCACTTGCCGCTCAGGGTAAAGCCGTGATCGTGATCTCGTCGGAACTCCCCGAGCTGATCGGCTTGTGCGACCGCATCTACACCCTCAACGAGGGTCGTCTCACCGGCGAGGTGGCCAGGGCGGACGCAACGCAGGAGACGTTGATGCGTTACATGATGAAGGGACGAACCGCATGA
- a CDS encoding NADH dehydrogenase [ubiquinone] 1 beta subcomplex subunit 3 has protein sequence MISVGTLPINDPLLRQVDLNYVWRYERTFSRLSFSSSD, from the coding sequence GTGATCAGCGTCGGCACCCTGCCGATCAACGACCCACTGCTGCGCCAGGTCGACCTGAACTACGTGTGGCGCTACGAGCGCACGTTCTCTCGGTTGTCGTTCTCGTCCAGCGACTAG
- a CDS encoding aldose 1-epimerase family protein, with translation MTGAAGTRYELALWAQGRWVRGVITGVGAAIRHLSIGGVALTPDIDDRAPAPFFCGKVLVPWPNRVRDGRWTHGARTLQLDITDPVHGTALHGLLCTAAYRPVTRGPSSITLSAPILPQDGYPFHLDTEVHYRLAADGLVTTHCVRNVGPDCAPVAVGAHPFLAIGDVPTDKLTLTVDGVHHIDVDDRLIPSGATAVEGTDWDLRAGRTVTDIDLDDSWSVPRERAGGTVHSLRAPDGRTVSLWADANFGFVHVFITREFPTADGFVTAVALEPMTAQPDALNSGIGLRWLRAGETLCASWAIRYDDGCRREDS, from the coding sequence GTGACCGGGGCGGCGGGAACTCGGTACGAGCTGGCCCTGTGGGCGCAGGGGCGATGGGTGCGCGGCGTGATCACCGGAGTGGGCGCCGCCATCCGGCACCTTTCGATCGGCGGCGTCGCGCTGACCCCGGACATCGACGACCGGGCCCCGGCGCCCTTCTTCTGCGGCAAGGTCCTGGTCCCGTGGCCCAACCGTGTGCGGGACGGGCGGTGGACGCACGGCGCGCGCACACTCCAACTCGACATCACCGACCCCGTCCACGGCACCGCCCTACACGGATTGCTCTGCACCGCGGCCTATCGACCCGTTACGCGCGGCCCCTCGTCGATCACGCTCAGCGCACCTATCCTCCCGCAGGACGGGTATCCATTTCACCTCGACACCGAGGTGCACTATCGACTGGCGGCCGATGGGCTGGTGACCACGCACTGTGTTCGCAACGTCGGGCCGGACTGTGCGCCGGTCGCTGTCGGTGCCCACCCATTCCTGGCGATCGGGGACGTACCGACCGACAAACTGACTCTCACTGTCGACGGCGTGCACCATATCGATGTCGACGATCGGCTGATACCCAGCGGCGCCACCGCGGTGGAGGGGACCGATTGGGACCTCCGGGCCGGGCGGACGGTAACGGACATCGACCTCGACGATTCCTGGTCGGTGCCCCGGGAACGGGCCGGCGGCACCGTGCACAGCTTGCGCGCACCCGATGGTCGCACCGTTTCGTTGTGGGCTGATGCGAATTTCGGATTCGTGCACGTGTTCATCACGCGGGAGTTCCCCACTGCCGACGGCTTCGTGACCGCGGTCGCACTCGAACCGATGACGGCTCAGCCCGACGCACTCAACAGTGGAATCGGACTGCGCTGGCTGCGAGCCGGAGAAACCTTGTGCGCCTCGTGGGCGATCCGCTACGACGACGGCTGCCGCCGCGAAGACAGCTGA
- a CDS encoding LacI family DNA-binding transcriptional regulator: protein MNNQPMHPSTPKPVMADVARLAGVSHQTVSRVINGSSSIRPATKARVQQAIEELGYRPNTAARALVTRRSGIIGIVGSSSALYGPSSIQRSVQEAARAAGYFSSLVPLAEATVEALRDALDHLARQSVEAVVMVAAQEEALAVAHSADIGLPMIVVEGDLSGRGLSVGVDQIDGARQATQHLIDLGHRAIVHVAGPQTYTEAKGRRTGYEAAMEEAGLAPGELWEGDWTAASGHRIGRELVRANRSSAVFVANDQMAIGVLHAFAEAGLSIPRDISVVGFDDIPEAAYLNPALTTIRQDFQAIGRRAIDLVAATLDGSSASMPLLAPELIVRKSTAPWEERHE from the coding sequence ATGAACAACCAGCCCATGCACCCCAGCACGCCGAAGCCGGTCATGGCCGACGTTGCGCGACTGGCAGGGGTGAGCCACCAAACGGTTTCACGGGTCATCAACGGGTCGTCCAGCATCCGCCCCGCCACCAAGGCGCGGGTTCAGCAGGCGATCGAAGAACTCGGGTACCGGCCCAACACCGCGGCGCGCGCCCTCGTGACGCGGCGCTCCGGGATCATCGGGATCGTCGGTTCCAGCAGCGCTCTATACGGACCGTCGAGTATCCAGCGCTCCGTGCAGGAGGCGGCGCGCGCGGCCGGCTACTTCTCCAGCCTGGTGCCGCTGGCCGAGGCCACCGTCGAGGCGCTCCGCGATGCACTGGATCATCTTGCGCGACAGTCGGTCGAGGCGGTCGTGATGGTCGCCGCCCAGGAGGAGGCGCTGGCCGTCGCCCACTCCGCCGACATCGGCCTCCCGATGATCGTCGTCGAAGGTGACCTCTCGGGCCGGGGCTTGTCCGTCGGTGTCGATCAGATCGACGGTGCTCGACAAGCCACCCAACATCTCATCGACCTCGGCCATCGGGCCATCGTCCACGTCGCGGGGCCACAGACCTACACCGAGGCGAAGGGGCGCCGCACCGGGTACGAGGCGGCCATGGAGGAAGCCGGCCTCGCCCCCGGGGAGCTGTGGGAGGGCGACTGGACTGCGGCAAGTGGTCACCGGATCGGTCGCGAGCTGGTTCGAGCCAACCGCAGCAGCGCGGTGTTCGTCGCCAACGACCAGATGGCCATCGGCGTCCTGCACGCCTTCGCTGAAGCGGGGCTGTCAATTCCACGGGATATCAGCGTTGTCGGGTTCGACGACATCCCCGAAGCCGCCTACCTGAACCCGGCGCTGACCACGATCAGGCAGGACTTCCAGGCCATCGGCCGGCGGGCGATCGATCTGGTGGCGGCCACCCTGGACGGTTCCTCCGCCAGCATGCCGTTGCTGGCCCCAGAGCTGATCGTCCGCAAGAGCACGGCACCGTGGGAGGAGCGTCATGAGTAG
- the galT gene encoding galactose-1-phosphate uridylyltransferase: protein MIPTTAPTRWKLSDGRDLLFFELPGHSSAPVPDRRALPHQADTKSELRFDPTTGQWVIIAALRQERTYKPPADQCPLCPGPSGLTSEVPAPDYDVAVFENRFASLSGAGGSPFRMPALSGEDFVSAPSHGRCEVICFSSDHTGSFADLDHAHARLVVEVWRHRTRDLMGRPGIEQVFCFENRGEEIGVTLTHPHGQIYGYPFVTPRTETMLREADAHRASRGSNLFADILQREVTAGSRIVARTETFTAFTPFAARWPVEVHIYPNRFVHNLTDLDDAEVDGFTEIYQTVLQRLDRMYAEPLPYMAALHQYTDTQREGYFHAQVISIRRSATKLKYLASSESVVDAFINDVSPESLAQLLREL, encoded by the coding sequence GTGATACCGACGACGGCGCCAACGCGCTGGAAGCTCTCGGATGGACGCGATCTGCTGTTCTTCGAGCTACCAGGCCACAGCTCCGCCCCAGTCCCCGATCGGCGCGCGCTGCCCCATCAGGCGGATACCAAGTCGGAGTTGCGCTTCGATCCGACCACCGGGCAATGGGTGATCATCGCGGCGCTGCGTCAGGAACGCACCTACAAGCCACCGGCCGACCAGTGCCCACTGTGTCCGGGGCCGTCCGGGCTGACAAGTGAGGTTCCCGCGCCCGACTACGACGTGGCCGTGTTCGAGAACCGCTTCGCCAGCTTGTCCGGCGCCGGTGGATCACCGTTCCGGATGCCGGCCCTGTCAGGCGAGGACTTCGTGTCCGCGCCGAGTCATGGCCGCTGCGAGGTGATCTGCTTCTCCAGCGACCACACCGGCTCGTTCGCCGACCTGGACCATGCGCACGCCCGCCTCGTTGTCGAGGTGTGGCGACACCGTACGCGTGACCTGATGGGGCGACCCGGGATCGAGCAGGTGTTCTGTTTCGAGAACCGGGGCGAGGAGATCGGCGTGACGCTGACCCATCCGCACGGCCAGATCTACGGGTACCCCTTCGTGACGCCCCGGACGGAGACGATGCTGCGAGAGGCCGACGCCCACCGTGCTTCCCGCGGTAGCAATCTGTTCGCCGACATCCTCCAAAGGGAGGTCACCGCCGGCTCACGAATCGTCGCCCGCACCGAGACCTTCACCGCGTTCACGCCTTTCGCGGCCCGTTGGCCAGTCGAGGTGCACATCTACCCGAATCGGTTCGTACACAACCTGACCGACCTCGATGATGCCGAAGTGGACGGGTTCACCGAGATCTATCAGACGGTGTTGCAGCGACTGGACCGCATGTACGCCGAGCCGTTGCCCTATATGGCGGCGCTGCACCAGTACACGGATACTCAGCGCGAGGGGTATTTTCACGCCCAGGTGATCTCCATCCGGCGAAGTGCCACCAAACTCAAGTATTTGGCCAGTTCGGAATCGGTCGTGGACGCATTCATCAACGACGTGAGTCCGGAATCCCTCGCCCAACTGCTTCGAGAGCTGTGA
- the araB gene encoding ribulokinase, whose amino-acid sequence MSSETYTVGVDFGTLSGRALVVRVCDGYEMSSAEHAYEHGVVTEALPGRAVRLPSLWALQVPADYVSVLRTAVPEAIAAAGVDPSDVIGIGTDFTACTMVPVRDDGTPLCELDEFADRPHAYAKLWRHHSPQPQADRINTVAAARGESWLPRYGGLISSEWEFAKALEILDEDPEVYRAIDHFVEAADWIVWQLCGTYVRNACSAGYKGIRQDGRYPSREFLAEVRPGFADFVIDKLDHRIGRLGDRAGTLTAQAAQWTGLPQGIPVAVGNVDAHVTAAAADALQPGQLVAIMGTSTCHVMNSDVLREVPGMCGVVDGGISGGSWGYEAGQSGVGDIFGWFVANCVPESYHVEARRRGLSLHGYLTELASHQHVGQHGLVALDWHSGNRSVLVDHELSGVMIGQTLETTCVDMYRALLEATAFGTRMIVETFVASGVPVNELVVAGGLLKNRLLMQIYADAVGLPLSVVPSTQAPALGSAIHAAAAAGAFTDVQTAARQMGRRNRDAYKPVPANAQAYERLYREYVAAYEWFGRGNDMMRRLRRIGSREALGVPL is encoded by the coding sequence ATGAGTAGTGAAACGTACACAGTCGGTGTCGATTTCGGCACCTTGTCGGGACGCGCCCTGGTCGTGAGGGTCTGTGACGGCTACGAAATGTCCAGCGCGGAACATGCTTACGAGCACGGGGTCGTCACCGAAGCGCTCCCCGGCCGGGCTGTCCGGCTGCCCTCGCTGTGGGCACTGCAGGTGCCCGCCGACTATGTCAGTGTCCTCCGCACCGCCGTTCCGGAGGCCATCGCGGCAGCCGGTGTCGACCCCTCCGACGTCATCGGCATCGGCACCGACTTCACCGCTTGCACCATGGTGCCGGTGCGGGACGACGGCACACCGCTGTGTGAACTCGACGAGTTCGCCGATCGACCGCACGCCTACGCCAAACTGTGGCGCCATCATTCGCCGCAACCCCAGGCCGACCGCATCAACACCGTTGCCGCCGCGCGGGGCGAATCATGGTTACCCCGGTATGGCGGCCTGATCTCCAGCGAATGGGAGTTCGCGAAAGCGCTGGAGATCCTCGACGAGGACCCCGAGGTGTATCGGGCCATCGACCACTTCGTCGAGGCCGCAGACTGGATCGTCTGGCAATTGTGCGGCACCTACGTCCGGAATGCGTGTAGCGCCGGGTACAAGGGCATCCGCCAAGATGGCCGATACCCGTCACGGGAGTTCCTCGCCGAGGTGCGCCCCGGCTTCGCCGATTTCGTCATCGACAAACTCGATCACCGGATCGGCAGACTGGGAGATCGTGCCGGAACGCTGACCGCGCAAGCGGCGCAGTGGACCGGACTTCCGCAGGGAATTCCGGTCGCGGTCGGCAACGTCGATGCTCATGTGACCGCCGCAGCGGCCGATGCGCTACAGCCGGGACAGCTGGTGGCGATCATGGGAACGTCGACCTGCCACGTGATGAACTCGGACGTGCTGCGCGAGGTGCCCGGCATGTGCGGGGTCGTCGACGGCGGAATATCGGGAGGCAGTTGGGGATACGAGGCCGGGCAATCCGGCGTGGGTGACATCTTCGGATGGTTCGTCGCCAACTGCGTGCCCGAGAGCTACCACGTCGAAGCGCGCCGCCGTGGCTTGTCGCTGCACGGGTACCTCACCGAATTGGCCAGCCACCAGCACGTCGGTCAACACGGGCTGGTCGCGTTGGACTGGCACAGTGGAAACCGTTCGGTGCTGGTCGACCACGAACTCTCCGGTGTGATGATCGGGCAGACCTTGGAGACCACCTGCGTCGACATGTATCGAGCGCTGTTGGAAGCCACGGCATTCGGCACGCGAATGATCGTGGAAACGTTCGTCGCCAGCGGTGTTCCGGTCAACGAGTTGGTGGTTGCCGGCGGCCTGCTGAAGAACCGCCTCCTGATGCAGATCTACGCCGACGCGGTGGGATTACCGCTGTCGGTGGTGCCGTCGACGCAGGCTCCCGCCCTGGGCTCGGCGATCCACGCCGCCGCAGCGGCCGGCGCGTTCACCGACGTCCAGACCGCCGCCAGGCAGATGGGTCGGCGAAACCGGGACGCCTACAAACCCGTTCCGGCGAACGCCCAGGCTTACGAGCGGCTCTACCGCGAGTACGTGGCGGCGTACGAGTGGTTCGGCCGGGGCAACGACATGATGCGACGACTTCGGCGCATCGGATCACGAGAAGCACTGGGGGTGCCGTTATGA